The Spirosoma radiotolerans genome has a window encoding:
- a CDS encoding MlaD family protein yields the protein MKVSQEVKVGLLAIVSLMMLYFGFRFLKGSDFFSSTNKYKVIYDNIDGLVASNPVRINGLTVGQVKSVEILQNQQNKLLVTVELKKEIVVTQGSRAVLADDGLLGGKLIRLGINYGKPQLEDGGMLVAAKESGLSALIREKTLPVLNNVDSLTYQLNRVVAQFDQTGVVLNQTLRSANAAVGTLGLTVAENRAGLQATLANVNKLSASLIETEKQLKPILAKADTFADSLQGLQLKQTLASVNKTVDNLQHILADVNNGRGSLGKLTSDEALYTNVNKTTASLEKLLTDLRENPKRYVHFSLFGRKEKPAVTPEVSTTNTTSSVVPALVDSTRK from the coding sequence ATGAAAGTTTCTCAGGAAGTAAAAGTAGGGTTATTGGCTATCGTCTCGCTGATGATGCTCTATTTTGGATTTAGATTTTTGAAGGGTTCAGATTTCTTTTCCTCTACCAATAAATACAAAGTCATTTACGATAATATCGATGGATTAGTGGCTTCTAATCCGGTTAGAATCAACGGATTAACGGTAGGCCAGGTCAAAAGCGTTGAAATTTTGCAGAATCAACAGAACAAACTGCTGGTTACGGTAGAACTCAAGAAAGAAATTGTTGTCACCCAGGGGTCACGGGCGGTTTTGGCCGACGATGGTCTGCTGGGTGGCAAGCTCATTCGCCTGGGTATCAACTATGGCAAGCCGCAACTTGAAGATGGTGGCATGCTGGTCGCAGCGAAAGAATCTGGGTTATCGGCGTTAATTCGGGAGAAAACCTTGCCCGTACTCAATAATGTTGACTCGCTTACATACCAGCTTAACCGTGTGGTGGCGCAATTTGACCAAACTGGCGTTGTTCTGAATCAGACGCTGCGCAGTGCCAATGCTGCCGTTGGTACACTGGGATTAACCGTTGCCGAAAACCGGGCGGGCTTACAGGCAACCCTTGCCAACGTCAATAAGTTATCGGCGTCGCTCATCGAAACCGAAAAACAGCTGAAGCCTATTCTGGCTAAAGCCGATACATTTGCTGACTCGCTTCAGGGGCTTCAACTGAAGCAAACGCTGGCCAGTGTGAATAAAACGGTTGATAACTTACAGCATATTCTGGCTGACGTAAATAATGGACGCGGTTCGCTAGGCAAACTTACGTCTGACGAAGCGCTTTACACGAATGTCAACAAAACGACGGCCAGCCTTGAAAAACTTCTGACCGATTTACGCGAAAACCCCAAGCGGTATGTGCATTTCTCGCTCTTTGGTCGTAAAGAGAAGCCTGCCGTCACGCCTGAAGTTAGTACAACCAACACAACGTCTAGTGTTGTGCCTGCCCTGGTCGATTCGACAAGGAAATAA
- a CDS encoding putative LPS assembly protein LptD, with protein MPAQRVPDSKSVLANDSTPPQPAQKKSPGRVIVGPSSGSITLPGSQTSPTGASQESDLERELNQRQSVPNRLGTGTKRQITPVPAPVTRPARQDSIRSLPAERVVTAPDATNVSPVQITPLVRLQPKPLKLTQRLSDQLITDVPKAQQHLLTVTRKLLKARPARLDSVSQLARTTPKPTANPDSLKLATRNVVRKDSSQAKAKLTDVKSTTTAAPRSQTSLVRQTDRDRLLSVKPIQTRPGLVSPNVVRPESRIKPLQPNSGRPLDTADSSQVAGRDSIQKDSLQTADSFKTTVKYQAKDSTFYSADGRTVELFGEASVIYGDISLKADYIRLNYLTNEVYAKGRYDSTAKKLIGRPIFQDGEGKYDAKEIRYNFKSRKGRIQGVITQQGEGNIRGQTVKKDDEDNLYIGRAIYTTCNLATPHFHINASKLKVIHNKQVVAGPFNLVINQIPLPIGLPFGFFPFPKRKEIGVSGILVPQYGEEPNGRGFYLRDGGYYWAVNENLGLQFKGQIYSRGSWGLGVSSAYNKRYRYSGSVNLQFNRNRSGDRVDLTQTPRNDFAVNWSHSPVPRGRGSFSANVNVSSNSYNQFNSYSTQSYISNVAGSSVQYSRTFGQYVRAGANVRVNQQFGQINPQTSVRENGKTDVSSDFNFGVNQIAPFALKGGTGRWYESFRVGLDVSGSISVSNTIRRQVDTTGLGFPIITRITPINSIQRYNDSITRANNLRFGIVTADPNLIPFSIANANRIWENRVVQARYSIPISLPNIKLLRYINVTPGFALQGDIYSKKLSYTYLSDRNAVQIDTTRGFFPSYNFSVNASMNTRFYGTYFIRGKRIEAIRHTVAPSISFSYVPDFTNPSFGQFQILPAEGALANLPLYRRTLSVFRGLGGSAGSASSTQSAFISFGIVNQLEMKIRTRSDSSGQDFKKIPIFDNLSINGSYNLLAPDYKLSPIAVSANTQIFKNISFNFSSTFDPYAYRPYGGTAQYMFPTSTTPTPLAFSPSILALNAEQPYVDQQYIRVPNLYAFQAGQGLLRMTNLQAYVSARFAPKQADKKKSSPNASDATMKAINNNPELYVDFNVPWSMNVSYTFGLTKLTPIQSQVIQALTLTGDLSLTPKWKVTINTGYDFVFQSPTLTTIGINRDLHCWEMAFNWTPYSGNNFRSGNYSFDLRARSSILQELKLSRRRSFYDRGGF; from the coding sequence GTGCCAGCGCAACGGGTGCCCGACTCAAAATCTGTATTAGCCAACGACAGTACACCGCCCCAACCAGCGCAAAAGAAATCGCCGGGACGGGTCATTGTTGGCCCTTCGTCCGGCTCGATTACGCTTCCCGGCTCCCAAACAAGCCCCACTGGTGCGAGCCAGGAAAGCGACCTGGAGCGGGAACTCAACCAACGGCAATCAGTCCCCAACCGACTTGGAACGGGTACCAAAAGACAAATCACCCCGGTTCCAGCCCCTGTAACCCGCCCGGCCAGGCAGGATTCCATTCGGTCATTACCCGCAGAACGGGTTGTTACAGCACCAGATGCTACCAACGTTAGCCCTGTGCAGATTACTCCATTGGTTCGCCTACAACCCAAACCGCTGAAGCTAACGCAGCGCTTATCAGACCAACTGATAACAGACGTACCCAAAGCGCAACAGCATTTGCTGACGGTTACCCGTAAACTGTTGAAAGCCAGACCTGCCAGGCTCGATTCGGTTTCCCAACTTGCTCGTACAACCCCAAAACCGACGGCCAACCCTGATTCACTTAAACTCGCGACCAGGAACGTTGTTCGAAAAGATTCTAGTCAAGCGAAAGCGAAACTGACCGATGTAAAGTCAACCACCACGGCTGCCCCTCGTTCGCAAACCAGCCTGGTCCGACAGACAGACAGAGACAGACTATTATCAGTCAAACCTATTCAAACCAGACCCGGCCTGGTTTCGCCAAATGTCGTCCGGCCAGAGAGCCGGATCAAACCCCTACAGCCGAATTCAGGTCGGCCACTCGATACGGCTGATTCGTCGCAGGTTGCGGGCAGAGACTCTATCCAAAAAGATTCCCTTCAAACGGCAGACTCCTTTAAGACAACAGTCAAATACCAGGCCAAAGATTCTACTTTTTATTCGGCCGATGGGCGCACCGTCGAGCTGTTCGGTGAGGCCAGTGTTATCTATGGCGACATTTCGCTCAAGGCCGACTACATCCGCCTAAACTACCTCACAAATGAAGTTTATGCGAAAGGCCGGTACGATTCAACAGCCAAAAAACTGATCGGTCGCCCCATCTTCCAGGATGGTGAAGGCAAATACGACGCCAAAGAGATTCGCTACAATTTCAAATCGCGCAAGGGCCGTATTCAGGGTGTCATTACCCAGCAGGGCGAGGGCAACATTCGCGGGCAAACGGTTAAGAAAGATGACGAGGACAACCTTTACATCGGCCGGGCCATTTACACGACCTGTAATCTGGCCACTCCGCACTTTCATATCAATGCCAGTAAGCTGAAAGTTATTCACAATAAACAGGTGGTGGCCGGGCCATTTAACCTGGTTATTAACCAGATCCCGTTGCCCATCGGGCTGCCTTTCGGCTTCTTTCCTTTCCCGAAAAGAAAGGAGATTGGTGTGTCGGGTATTCTTGTGCCTCAGTATGGGGAAGAACCCAACGGACGCGGATTTTATCTGCGTGATGGTGGCTATTACTGGGCCGTCAATGAGAATCTTGGACTCCAGTTCAAAGGACAGATTTATTCGCGGGGTAGCTGGGGATTAGGCGTATCGTCGGCCTACAACAAACGGTATCGCTACAGCGGCAGCGTGAACCTGCAATTTAATCGAAACCGCTCCGGCGACCGGGTTGACTTGACCCAAACCCCGCGCAATGACTTTGCCGTCAACTGGTCCCACTCGCCGGTGCCTCGTGGCCGGGGTAGTTTTTCGGCCAATGTAAACGTGAGCAGCAACAGCTATAACCAGTTCAACTCCTACAGTACGCAGTCCTATATATCGAACGTAGCAGGTTCGTCTGTACAATACAGCCGTACATTTGGGCAGTACGTGAGGGCGGGAGCCAACGTACGGGTCAACCAGCAGTTTGGCCAGATAAACCCACAAACAAGCGTCCGTGAAAACGGGAAGACAGATGTGTCGTCGGACTTTAACTTTGGCGTCAATCAGATTGCGCCCTTTGCCCTCAAAGGCGGTACTGGCCGTTGGTATGAGAGCTTCCGGGTAGGTCTGGACGTGAGCGGCTCTATCAGCGTGAGCAATACCATCCGGCGTCAGGTTGATACAACAGGGCTGGGCTTTCCCATTATTACGCGCATAACACCCATTAACTCCATTCAGCGCTATAATGATAGTATTACCCGCGCGAACAACCTCCGATTTGGCATTGTTACCGCGGATCCAAACCTGATTCCTTTCAGTATAGCCAATGCCAATCGGATCTGGGAAAACCGGGTGGTGCAGGCGCGGTATAGTATCCCCATTTCGCTGCCCAACATTAAATTACTACGGTACATCAACGTCACGCCAGGTTTTGCCTTACAGGGCGACATCTACAGCAAAAAGCTCAGCTACACCTACCTGAGCGACCGAAATGCGGTACAAATCGATACAACACGCGGCTTCTTCCCGTCCTATAACTTTTCGGTCAATGCCAGCATGAACACCCGTTTTTACGGTACGTACTTTATCCGGGGAAAACGTATTGAAGCGATTAGACACACGGTGGCGCCTTCTATTTCGTTTAGTTACGTCCCCGACTTTACGAACCCCTCGTTTGGGCAGTTTCAAATACTGCCAGCTGAAGGTGCTTTGGCAAACCTGCCGCTCTATCGCCGAACGCTATCGGTGTTCCGAGGGCTGGGAGGTAGCGCGGGAAGCGCGTCGAGTACACAATCCGCCTTCATCTCATTTGGTATTGTCAACCAGTTGGAAATGAAAATTCGTACCCGCAGTGATTCGTCGGGACAGGATTTCAAGAAGATTCCGATTTTCGATAACCTGAGTATCAACGGCAGTTATAACCTGCTGGCCCCTGACTATAAATTATCGCCCATTGCTGTCAGCGCCAATACGCAGATATTTAAAAATATCAGCTTCAACTTCTCGTCTACCTTTGATCCATACGCATACCGGCCCTACGGCGGTACGGCGCAGTACATGTTCCCAACCTCGACGACGCCCACCCCACTGGCGTTCTCCCCTTCCATTCTGGCCCTGAATGCCGAGCAGCCCTACGTCGATCAGCAATACATTCGGGTACCGAATCTGTATGCCTTCCAGGCCGGTCAGGGACTTCTTCGTATGACGAACTTACAAGCCTACGTCAGCGCACGCTTTGCGCCCAAGCAGGCTGACAAGAAGAAATCGAGCCCCAACGCATCCGACGCCACCATGAAGGCGATCAATAATAACCCGGAGTTGTACGTCGATTTTAACGTGCCCTGGTCCATGAATGTGAGCTACACATTTGGTCTGACCAAACTGACGCCCATTCAGTCGCAGGTGATTCAGGCGTTAACGCTAACGGGCGACCTCAGCTTAACGCCCAAATGGAAAGTGACGATCAATACGGGCTATGACTTCGTATTCCAAAGCCCAACTTTAACCACCATCGGCATCAACCGCGACCTGCACTGTTGGGAAATGGCCTTTAACTGGACGCCTTATTCGGGCAATAATTTCCGGTCGGGCAACTATTCATTCGATTTACGGGCTCGGTCGTCGATCCTGCAGGAGCTTAAACTCAGCCGTCGCCGGAGTTTCTACGACCGGGGTGGCTTCTAG
- a CDS encoding VPS10 domain-containing protein — MKKFILHLFSGLLITHLSMSQSPKAATGLTFEPSTYEGLRWRELGPFRGGRSCTVTGVKDNPNLYYMGTVGGGVWRTVDGGQTWGNITDTYFGGTIGAVAVAESDPNVIYVGEGEQTLRNNVASGTGMWRSTDAGASWKRIGLADSRHIARIRIHPKNPDVVYVAAMGNLWKPNDMRGIFRSTDGGQTWKKVLYINDQAGAADLVLDPNNPRIMYASTWNMKRNGYRMDSGGPDSKLWKSTDGGDTWENLSDKTGMPAGTNGIIGVTVSPKNSNRVWAIIENKESGGIYRSDDAGKTWARINQDRALLQRAWYYCRIYADPQNEDMVYVMNVSYGISKDGGKTFELKDAPHGDHHDLWIDPANNRRMAIADDGGAQVSTDGGNNWTTYHNQPTAQFYRVATDNHFPYRIYGAQQDNTSVRISHRTGSAAVTEKDWVALAIGESAHLAPDPLNSEVVFGGDYKGYMTMQDLGTGQERSTNVYPDLPAGSGVEQMKYRFNWNYPVFFSPHNPKKLYAGSNHLHVSYTGGESWEVISPDLSRGEPETIKSSGGPITQDNTGAEYYANVFAATESPYTEGEIWTGSDDGLVHVTTDGGKNWKNITPPMSPKFNMINAIDVNPFVKGGAYISATSYKFGDYTPYIYKTLDYGKTWTVPTKGIPKDEFVRVVRADPKRKGLLYAGTEKGVWVSFDDGENWSKLQLNLPPVPIHDLAIKNDNLIAATHGRSFWLIDDLTPLHQLNKEIASKEVILYQPMPSYRMAGSNKRNAQLEGENHPNGVLIHYFIKKAEPATEVKLDILTGDGRVIRALSNKAKEKADQLMVKSGGGRFVWDMRYPGYKTFPGMVFYGSPNLGPKAVPGKYQVRLTVNGQSQTQPFDILKDPRLKTTPDDFQAQFDFLMKVRDKVTEANEGIINLRKIRDDLTYLKNKMGTDEKNKDLNEAIKKFEDELKTIENDIHQTKNSSVQDPLNYGIKLNNRLAHLMTEQAQGDYRPTKQGEEVRSKLTQAIDEELGKLKISIESNLLRINQMAKDKGVVLVN, encoded by the coding sequence ATGAAAAAATTTATTCTTCACCTCTTTTCCGGCCTTTTAATTACTCATCTATCGATGAGTCAATCGCCAAAAGCGGCAACAGGGTTGACCTTTGAGCCATCAACGTATGAGGGTTTGCGTTGGCGGGAACTGGGCCCTTTCCGGGGCGGTCGCTCCTGTACGGTTACGGGTGTAAAAGACAACCCTAATCTGTATTATATGGGCACCGTTGGCGGTGGCGTCTGGCGGACAGTAGATGGCGGTCAAACGTGGGGAAATATCACAGATACTTATTTCGGCGGAACGATCGGCGCGGTTGCCGTTGCCGAAAGCGACCCTAACGTCATTTATGTGGGTGAAGGTGAGCAAACATTACGTAACAATGTCGCGTCGGGCACGGGCATGTGGCGATCTACCGATGCCGGAGCAAGCTGGAAACGCATAGGATTAGCCGATTCCAGGCATATTGCCAGAATTCGCATTCACCCTAAAAACCCCGATGTGGTCTATGTGGCAGCCATGGGCAATTTGTGGAAACCCAATGACATGCGGGGTATTTTCCGCAGTACCGACGGCGGGCAGACCTGGAAAAAGGTATTGTACATCAATGACCAGGCAGGAGCCGCCGATTTGGTACTTGACCCCAACAACCCGCGCATTATGTATGCAAGCACCTGGAACATGAAGCGCAATGGATACCGCATGGATAGTGGTGGACCCGACTCTAAGTTGTGGAAAAGTACGGATGGTGGCGATACCTGGGAAAACCTTTCCGATAAAACCGGGATGCCTGCCGGTACGAATGGCATCATCGGCGTGACCGTTTCGCCCAAAAATTCTAATCGCGTATGGGCAATCATCGAAAACAAGGAATCAGGTGGCATTTATCGGTCCGACGATGCAGGCAAAACCTGGGCCAGAATCAATCAGGACCGCGCTTTATTGCAACGGGCCTGGTACTACTGCCGCATTTATGCCGATCCGCAAAACGAAGACATGGTCTATGTAATGAACGTTAGCTATGGCATTTCAAAAGACGGTGGCAAAACGTTTGAGTTAAAGGATGCCCCTCATGGCGACCACCATGATCTTTGGATCGATCCTGCTAACAACAGACGTATGGCTATTGCCGATGATGGTGGCGCACAGGTATCGACAGATGGTGGTAATAACTGGACAACTTACCACAATCAGCCAACAGCGCAGTTCTATCGTGTTGCGACCGATAATCATTTTCCGTATCGTATTTATGGTGCACAGCAGGACAATACGAGTGTCCGAATTTCGCACCGTACGGGTAGCGCTGCTGTTACTGAAAAAGATTGGGTGGCTCTGGCCATTGGCGAAAGTGCCCATTTAGCACCCGATCCGTTGAATAGTGAAGTGGTCTTCGGTGGTGATTATAAAGGCTACATGACTATGCAGGACCTTGGCACTGGGCAGGAACGTTCTACCAACGTTTATCCTGACCTGCCGGCTGGTTCGGGTGTTGAACAGATGAAATACCGATTCAACTGGAATTATCCCGTCTTTTTCAGTCCGCATAATCCCAAAAAGCTCTATGCAGGTTCAAACCATTTGCACGTCAGCTACACGGGTGGAGAGAGCTGGGAGGTCATCAGTCCTGATTTATCCAGAGGAGAGCCAGAAACCATTAAATCATCGGGCGGGCCTATTACGCAGGACAACACAGGGGCCGAATACTACGCCAATGTTTTTGCAGCAACCGAATCGCCCTATACCGAAGGTGAAATTTGGACTGGCTCAGATGACGGTTTGGTTCATGTTACAACGGACGGAGGAAAAAACTGGAAAAATATTACCCCGCCTATGTCGCCGAAGTTCAACATGATCAACGCTATAGACGTAAATCCATTTGTGAAGGGGGGCGCTTATATCTCGGCAACTTCCTACAAATTCGGCGATTATACGCCCTATATCTACAAAACATTGGATTATGGAAAAACCTGGACTGTACCAACAAAAGGCATTCCCAAAGACGAGTTCGTGCGGGTTGTCCGGGCGGATCCTAAACGGAAAGGGTTGCTTTATGCAGGAACAGAGAAAGGTGTTTGGGTATCTTTTGACGATGGCGAAAACTGGTCGAAACTGCAACTCAACCTCCCTCCTGTACCTATTCACGATTTAGCCATAAAAAACGACAACCTCATTGCCGCTACCCACGGGCGTAGCTTCTGGCTTATTGACGACCTCACACCCTTACACCAGCTCAACAAAGAAATAGCATCGAAAGAGGTCATTTTATACCAACCCATGCCTTCGTACCGAATGGCAGGCAGCAACAAACGAAATGCCCAACTGGAAGGTGAAAACCACCCCAACGGCGTACTGATCCATTACTTCATAAAAAAAGCAGAGCCTGCCACAGAAGTCAAACTCGACATTCTGACGGGTGATGGACGCGTTATCCGTGCGTTAAGCAATAAGGCAAAGGAAAAAGCTGATCAGTTGATGGTCAAATCTGGGGGTGGACGTTTTGTATGGGATATGCGTTATCCAGGCTATAAGACCTTCCCCGGCATGGTTTTCTACGGTTCGCCCAACCTCGGTCCTAAAGCAGTTCCCGGAAAATATCAGGTCAGGCTGACAGTAAATGGCCAGTCCCAAACGCAACCCTTCGACATTCTTAAAGACCCTCGTCTGAAAACGACTCCAGACGATTTCCAGGCTCAGTTTGACTTTCTGATGAAGGTGCGCGACAAGGTGACAGAGGCTAATGAAGGTATTATTAACCTCCGGAAAATTAGAGATGACCTGACCTATCTCAAGAACAAAATGGGTACTGACGAGAAAAATAAGGACTTGAATGAGGCAATCAAAAAATTTGAGGATGAACTCAAAACGATAGAAAACGACATTCACCAAACTAAGAACAGCAGCGTTCAGGACCCGCTCAACTACGGCATCAAACTCAACAACCGTCTTGCTCACCTTATGACCGAGCAAGCCCAGGGTGATTACCGCCCCACCAAACAAGGTGAAGAAGTGCGGAGCAAGCTGACACAAGCAATCGATGAAGAATTAGGAAAGTTAAAAATAAGTATCGAAAGCAATCTTCTTCGTATCAACCAAATGGCCAAAGATAAAGGAGTCGTGCTTGTCAATTGA
- a CDS encoding acyl-CoA carboxylase subunit beta, translating into MQTLLDELAQRTTQTQLGGGQKKIDDQHQKGKLTARERIDYLTDAEKPFIEIGLFTGEGMYAEHGGCPSGGVVVGIGYVSGRQCVLVANDATVKAGAWFPITAKKNLRAQEIAMENRLPIIYLVDSAGVYLPLQDEVFADKDHFGRTFRNNAQLSAMGILQVAAIMGSCVAGGAYLPIMSDEALIVEGTGSIFLAGPYLVKASIGEEVDAETLGGATTHTDISGVVDNKYPDDKSCLDAIKRIFDKVGHPETAGFDRVEPALPIKQPSDIYEILPADRVKPYDMQEIVDRLVDNSEFDAYKPGYGQSLLCGYARIDGWAVGIVANQRKVVKAKGRTGQPTEMQMGGVIYGDAADKAARFIMNCNQKRIPLVFLQDVSGFMVGSRAEQGGIIKDGAKMVSAMANSVVPKFTVVIGNSYGAGNYAMCGKAYDPRLMLSWPTAQMAVMSGASAAKTLLQIQVAAQKAKGSPMTPEEEQAQLKKITDQYNDQLSPYYAAARLWIDAVIDPLDTRKILSEGIAAANHAPITKPFSVGVIQT; encoded by the coding sequence ATGCAAACCCTCCTTGATGAACTCGCACAACGCACTACTCAGACTCAACTCGGTGGTGGACAGAAAAAGATTGATGACCAGCACCAGAAAGGCAAACTAACGGCTCGTGAGCGCATCGACTATCTGACGGATGCCGAAAAACCATTCATTGAAATCGGTTTATTCACGGGCGAGGGTATGTATGCCGAACACGGTGGGTGCCCATCGGGGGGCGTCGTTGTCGGGATTGGGTATGTGTCGGGGCGGCAGTGTGTTCTTGTGGCCAATGATGCCACGGTGAAAGCCGGAGCCTGGTTTCCGATTACCGCCAAAAAGAACCTCCGGGCGCAGGAAATTGCGATGGAAAATCGCTTGCCCATTATTTACCTGGTCGATAGTGCGGGGGTTTATCTGCCCTTGCAGGATGAGGTTTTTGCCGATAAAGACCACTTCGGCCGTACGTTCCGGAATAACGCGCAACTGTCGGCAATGGGTATTTTACAGGTGGCGGCCATTATGGGGAGCTGCGTGGCGGGGGGAGCCTATTTGCCCATTATGTCCGACGAAGCCCTGATTGTAGAGGGCACTGGTTCCATATTTCTGGCTGGTCCTTATCTGGTTAAAGCGTCCATCGGCGAAGAGGTTGATGCGGAGACGCTCGGGGGCGCAACCACCCATACCGACATCTCGGGTGTGGTCGATAATAAGTATCCTGACGATAAGAGTTGCCTGGATGCCATCAAGCGAATCTTCGACAAAGTCGGCCATCCCGAAACGGCTGGCTTCGACCGTGTTGAACCGGCTTTGCCAATCAAACAACCCAGCGACATCTACGAAATCCTTCCTGCCGACCGAGTAAAACCGTACGACATGCAGGAAATTGTAGATAGACTTGTGGATAACTCTGAATTTGATGCGTATAAACCCGGCTATGGACAGTCGCTGCTGTGTGGTTACGCGCGCATTGACGGTTGGGCCGTCGGTATTGTCGCCAATCAGCGGAAGGTGGTCAAGGCGAAAGGACGAACCGGTCAACCCACGGAAATGCAGATGGGTGGGGTCATTTATGGCGATGCCGCCGACAAAGCGGCTCGGTTTATTATGAATTGCAATCAGAAACGGATTCCCCTGGTCTTTTTGCAGGATGTATCCGGGTTTATGGTTGGGAGCCGGGCTGAGCAGGGTGGCATTATTAAAGACGGTGCCAAGATGGTCAGTGCGATGGCAAACTCAGTTGTGCCGAAGTTCACGGTCGTTATTGGCAATAGCTACGGAGCGGGCAATTATGCCATGTGCGGCAAAGCCTATGATCCGCGCTTAATGCTCTCGTGGCCAACAGCACAGATGGCGGTGATGAGCGGGGCGTCGGCCGCTAAAACACTACTACAAATCCAGGTAGCGGCTCAAAAAGCGAAGGGTAGCCCAATGACGCCCGAAGAAGAACAGGCTCAATTGAAGAAAATTACGGATCAATACAACGACCAGCTCTCACCTTATTACGCAGCCGCCCGGCTTTGGATTGATGCCGTTATTGATCCGCTCGACACCCGAAAAATTCTATCCGAAGGCATTGCGGCTGCTAACCACGCACCTATTACGAAGCCGTTTTCGGTAGGCGTGATTCAAACGTAA
- a CDS encoding c-type cytochrome, with translation MKLIVAILLCLSFSATIAQTRKPAAKSAAKPAAATKSPGQLIYEQNCLTCHQANGSGVPNLNPPLRGTDWVLGDKTRLINVLLKGLQGQEIEGDMYDNAMPAHDFLNDTQIADVLTYIRSNFGNKAEAITADEVKTARGK, from the coding sequence ATGAAATTAATTGTTGCCATCCTGCTCTGTCTGTCTTTTTCGGCTACCATTGCCCAAACCAGAAAGCCTGCAGCAAAATCGGCCGCTAAGCCAGCAGCAGCAACCAAATCGCCGGGTCAGCTCATTTATGAACAAAACTGTCTGACCTGCCACCAGGCTAATGGCTCTGGGGTTCCTAACCTGAACCCGCCTTTACGTGGAACAGACTGGGTCCTGGGTGACAAAACCCGGCTCATTAACGTATTGCTAAAAGGCCTGCAGGGCCAGGAAATAGAAGGCGATATGTACGACAACGCCATGCCTGCCCACGACTTCCTGAACGACACCCAAATTGCGGACGTACTCACGTACATCCGCAGTAACTTTGGCAACAAAGCCGAAGCAATCACAGCCGACGAAGTGAAAACTGCGCGGGGAAAGTAA
- a CDS encoding N-acetylmuramoyl-L-alanine amidase family protein has protein sequence MTTVALLIFPLLALTRPDALVPELTQDTVRRAGSQETETRANDAPNQLRTVVLDAGHGGKDPGCLGRKTRESRIVLKLVLQLGRKIKEEMPNVRVIYTRSSDHFVELAERSAIANRNKADLFISIHCNASPSSSRVYGTETYTMGLHKTNGNLDVAKRENAVILKEENYQQTYKGFNPNSPLAHIMLANYQHAFMGSSINFAEKVERSFRRNADRRSNGVKQAGFLVLWRTTMPSVLIETGFLTNPEEEDYLISSEGQDEISDAIYKAFVLYKQEIEAGG, from the coding sequence ATGACAACAGTAGCGCTGTTGATTTTTCCCTTGCTGGCACTGACCCGTCCAGATGCGCTAGTGCCTGAATTAACCCAGGATACCGTTCGCCGGGCTGGGTCGCAGGAGACAGAAACAAGGGCCAATGACGCGCCTAATCAGCTACGGACCGTTGTACTTGACGCCGGCCACGGAGGTAAAGATCCAGGTTGCCTGGGCCGAAAAACACGTGAATCGCGGATTGTGCTTAAACTTGTGTTACAACTGGGTCGTAAAATTAAGGAAGAGATGCCAAATGTGCGGGTTATTTATACCCGTTCATCCGATCATTTTGTCGAATTGGCTGAGCGTTCGGCTATCGCTAATCGGAATAAAGCCGATTTGTTTATCTCAATTCATTGCAACGCCAGTCCATCGTCCAGTCGGGTGTATGGCACCGAGACGTATACGATGGGGTTGCACAAAACCAACGGCAACCTGGACGTTGCCAAACGGGAAAACGCCGTTATCCTGAAAGAAGAAAATTACCAACAGACTTACAAAGGCTTTAACCCAAATTCGCCCCTGGCTCACATCATGCTGGCCAACTATCAACATGCGTTTATGGGAAGCAGCATCAATTTTGCCGAAAAAGTAGAACGGAGCTTTCGGCGGAATGCCGACCGCCGAAGCAACGGCGTAAAGCAGGCGGGTTTTCTGGTACTCTGGCGGACAACGATGCCCAGCGTTTTGATAGAAACGGGTTTTCTGACGAATCCAGAAGAAGAAGATTACCTGATCTCGTCTGAAGGGCAGGATGAAATCTCAGACGCCATCTATAAGGCGTTTGTGCTTTACAAACAGGAAATTGAAGCGGGCGGATAA